A genomic window from Flavobacterium phycosphaerae includes:
- a CDS encoding ABC transporter permease — protein sequence MKRLLAIELQKIWKNRASRILTISYFVILSFIALIASIKFDIGNFKIHFAEMGIFNFPFIWHFNTYIAAILKFFLAIVIVSMMANEYSYGTLKQNLIDGMSKQEFVLSKFLTVILFAFTSTVFIFIMSLLLGYSFSSYTELSIVFSGLEYLLAYFIKLVGFFSFCLFLGVLVKRSAFAIGFLFVWNIIEGIAKGILTFKIFPKSETAAQIMQFFPLEAMSNLIVEPFTRLSIIKSIKTTIGDNDIKDYDVHFTSLLIVLAWTALFIFLSYKIIKKRDL from the coding sequence ATGAAAAGATTACTAGCCATAGAATTACAAAAAATCTGGAAAAACAGAGCCAGCAGAATACTAACCATAAGTTATTTTGTGATTCTTTCTTTCATTGCTTTAATAGCTTCCATCAAATTTGATATCGGCAATTTTAAAATTCATTTTGCCGAAATGGGCATTTTCAATTTTCCGTTTATTTGGCACTTTAACACCTACATTGCCGCCATATTAAAGTTCTTTTTAGCCATCGTTATTGTTTCAATGATGGCAAATGAATACAGCTACGGTACTTTAAAACAAAACCTCATCGACGGGATGAGCAAACAGGAATTTGTACTCTCCAAATTCTTAACTGTCATTCTTTTTGCCTTTACCTCTACAGTTTTTATTTTTATCATGTCCTTACTTTTAGGATACAGCTTCTCTTCTTATACGGAATTGAGTATAGTATTTTCGGGACTGGAATACCTATTGGCCTATTTTATAAAACTGGTTGGCTTTTTCTCTTTCTGTTTGTTCCTTGGTGTATTAGTAAAACGTTCTGCATTCGCCATCGGTTTTTTGTTTGTATGGAATATCATTGAAGGAATAGCCAAAGGAATTTTAACCTTTAAAATTTTCCCGAAGAGCGAAACCGCAGCCCAAATTATGCAGTTCTTCCCGCTGGAAGCCATGAGCAATTTAATCGTAGAACCTTTTACCCGATTGTCTATAATCAAAAGTATAAAGACTACCATTGGCGACAATGATATTAAAGATTATGATGTGCACTTTACGTCACTGTTAATCGTTTTGGCGTGGACAGCCCTTTTCATATTCTTATCGTATAAAATCATCAAAAAAAGAGATTTATAG
- a CDS encoding IS1096 element passenger TnpR family protein: MIYKFRAILDAEDDVFRDIAIQEEDTLEDLHNAIVNAFGFDGMEVASFYTCDDQWNQEEEIPMFDTGDVVGEQKTMSDYALNQLLSEDQTKIIYVYDFINMWTFLVELAAVEEAETGVTYPNLLFSHGELPAAAPEKEFEAENEDFYSEFEDDLDEDDLDMFGGDDSFEDFGFEENWN, from the coding sequence ATGATTTATAAATTCAGAGCTATTCTCGATGCCGAAGACGATGTTTTCAGAGATATTGCCATACAAGAAGAAGACACTTTAGAAGATTTGCACAATGCCATTGTCAACGCCTTTGGATTTGACGGTATGGAAGTAGCTTCGTTTTATACTTGTGACGACCAATGGAATCAGGAAGAAGAAATCCCAATGTTTGATACCGGTGATGTTGTTGGCGAGCAAAAAACTATGAGTGATTATGCTTTAAATCAGTTATTGAGTGAAGATCAAACCAAAATTATCTATGTGTATGATTTCATCAACATGTGGACCTTTTTAGTGGAATTGGCAGCCGTAGAAGAAGCGGAAACCGGGGTTACTTATCCGAATTTATTATTCTCCCACGGTGAATTACCGGCAGCAGCTCCTGAGAAAGAATTTGAGGCTGAAAACGAAGATTTCTACTCTGAATTTGAAGATGATTTAGACGAGGACGATCTGGATATGTTTGGCGGAGACGACAGCTTCGAGGATTTCGGATTTGAAGAGAATTGGAATTAA
- a CDS encoding HPP family protein, producing MPTPKIKRNYRKARYVLYKETLVDFKEHFWAFLGSFVGMGAIAYLQYGKFAHSDYVFLIGSFGASCVLVYGVIQSPLAQPRNLVGGHLISAIVGVTVQKLLPEVLWLSAPLAVSLSIVFMQITKTLHPPGGATALIAVTGSPAIIKLGYWYVITPVLVGALILLAAALVFNNITANRQYPTDKKFTKIKNKIRHNAKANLKQLLK from the coding sequence ATGCCCACTCCAAAAATAAAACGCAACTATCGCAAAGCCCGTTATGTGCTTTATAAAGAAACTTTAGTCGATTTCAAAGAGCACTTTTGGGCTTTCTTAGGTTCGTTTGTCGGCATGGGTGCTATAGCCTATTTACAGTATGGTAAATTTGCACATTCCGATTATGTTTTTCTTATTGGTTCCTTTGGAGCTTCGTGTGTGTTGGTGTATGGCGTTATCCAAAGTCCGTTGGCACAACCCCGAAATCTGGTTGGTGGTCATTTGATTTCGGCTATAGTTGGCGTAACTGTTCAAAAACTCCTTCCTGAAGTTTTATGGTTATCGGCTCCATTAGCTGTTTCACTTTCAATTGTGTTCATGCAAATAACCAAAACCTTACATCCTCCTGGTGGTGCTACAGCACTGATTGCGGTTACCGGCTCACCGGCTATCATCAAACTTGGCTATTGGTATGTCATCACCCCTGTGCTGGTTGGGGCTTTAATACTACTGGCAGCCGCTTTGGTTTTCAATAATATAACGGCCAATCGTCAATATCCAACCGATAAAAAGTTTACAAAAATCAAAAACAAAATCAGGCATAATGCCAAGGCAAACCTCAAACAATTGCTAAAATAA
- a CDS encoding T9SS type B sorting domain-containing protein produces the protein MKLLRILFFILLCCFSPKTIWAQNITVTDTYTAQQLVENVLINSPCANVANFSVSGGNFGSGEQSFGYFTAGTSSFPFANGIVLSTSTAIGTQGPNISLLSDDAPGWLGDPDLEQALSISNTSNATVLEFDFTPLTSQISFDYIFASEEYHGTAPCHYSDGFAFLLKVAGSPDSYQNLALIPNTSIPVKVTTVHPDIPGNSGCPAENDSFFGSYNDSTAPINFDGQTAIMTAKANVIPGTTYHIKLVIADETNPQYDSAIFLGGGSFSVGTDLGPDRLIANNNPLCNSDTYVLDATEPGTNTYKWFKNNVELLGETNPTYTVTSAGVYKVEITLNSTSCIAEGEVTIEYVGMPSTAPITLVQCDDNNDGIAFFNLTKLTPIIQGSSSGNTVVYYSNLYDAQHHLNAITNTTAFQNNTTSQVVAAVTNSFGCDSYVTINLQIADNPMPIINQIKICDEDGTHDGFTAIDLNQQVTPKVLNTLPNGLLVEYYLTAANAANQTNALPNIFTNTTTPNQIIFARIVNGPDCYGIIPVPLQSITFNPANFNDETVFLCDGKTTTTLSVPTGFSSYTWNTGATTSSIPLLTSGTYTVTVTNSNGCSVTKIFTVVASSAPIITSVDIGDFSENSNTVQINVSGSGDYEYALDGIHFQSSSLFTNVTPNEYNIVVRDQNGCNPNAIDHIFVLDYPKFFTPNGDGINDTWQIKNLFYYPNAIISIFDRYGKFIYSFDANHPGWNGKLNQQELFADDYWFVITLNNGRIIKGHFALKR, from the coding sequence ATGAAGCTATTGCGAATTTTATTTTTTATTTTGCTTTGTTGTTTTTCCCCGAAAACTATTTGGGCGCAAAACATCACGGTTACTGATACCTACACGGCACAGCAATTAGTAGAAAATGTTTTAATTAACAGCCCTTGTGCCAACGTAGCAAATTTCAGTGTAAGTGGAGGGAATTTTGGTTCAGGGGAACAAAGTTTTGGTTATTTTACAGCCGGAACCAGTAGCTTTCCTTTTGCAAATGGTATCGTATTAAGTACAAGTACCGCTATCGGCACACAAGGTCCCAACATCTCTCTCCTTAGTGACGATGCACCGGGTTGGCTGGGTGACCCCGATTTAGAACAGGCATTATCCATATCCAATACTTCCAATGCTACCGTACTCGAGTTTGATTTTACACCGCTAACCAGTCAAATCAGTTTTGATTATATTTTTGCTTCAGAAGAATATCACGGTACAGCACCTTGCCATTATTCAGATGGGTTTGCTTTTTTATTAAAAGTCGCCGGAAGTCCCGACAGTTATCAAAACTTAGCATTAATCCCCAATACATCAATACCCGTAAAAGTAACAACCGTACATCCTGACATCCCAGGTAATTCAGGTTGTCCGGCAGAAAACGACTCTTTTTTCGGAAGTTATAATGACAGCACAGCTCCCATCAATTTTGACGGACAAACCGCTATAATGACTGCAAAAGCTAATGTAATTCCGGGAACTACCTATCACATTAAATTAGTAATTGCCGATGAAACCAATCCGCAATACGATTCTGCTATCTTTCTTGGCGGTGGAAGTTTTAGTGTGGGTACCGATTTAGGTCCTGACCGATTAATAGCCAACAACAATCCGCTTTGCAACAGCGATACTTATGTGCTGGATGCAACCGAACCCGGCACCAATACTTATAAATGGTTCAAAAACAATGTAGAACTGCTAGGCGAAACTAATCCAACTTATACCGTTACCAGCGCCGGAGTTTACAAAGTAGAAATAACATTAAACAGCACCAGCTGCATAGCAGAAGGCGAAGTTACTATTGAATACGTTGGGATGCCCAGCACTGCTCCTATCACTCTCGTACAATGCGACGACAATAACGATGGTATAGCTTTTTTTAATTTAACAAAGCTGACCCCAATTATACAAGGAAGCTCATCGGGTAATACAGTTGTGTATTATTCAAATCTGTATGATGCTCAACATCATCTTAATGCAATTACCAATACTACCGCTTTTCAAAACAACACTACTAGTCAGGTTGTGGCTGCGGTAACAAATTCATTTGGTTGTGACAGCTATGTTACCATAAACCTTCAAATAGCCGACAATCCCATGCCAATAATAAATCAAATTAAGATTTGTGATGAAGATGGCACCCATGATGGATTTACGGCTATCGATTTAAATCAACAAGTAACTCCTAAAGTACTAAACACCTTACCCAACGGATTGTTGGTAGAATATTACTTGACTGCGGCCAATGCGGCCAATCAAACTAATGCATTACCCAATATTTTTACCAATACAACTACACCCAACCAAATCATTTTTGCCCGAATTGTAAATGGCCCTGATTGTTATGGTATTATCCCGGTGCCTTTACAAAGTATTACATTCAATCCTGCCAATTTTAATGATGAAACCGTGTTTCTGTGTGATGGTAAAACAACAACCACCTTATCCGTACCAACAGGATTCAGCAGTTATACTTGGAATACCGGAGCCACCACCTCATCTATTCCGTTACTAACTTCAGGAACTTATACCGTAACGGTAACCAATTCCAATGGTTGTAGTGTTACAAAAATATTTACTGTAGTAGCCTCCAGTGCGCCGATAATTACTTCGGTTGACATTGGTGATTTTTCAGAAAACAGCAATACGGTTCAAATTAATGTAAGCGGCAGTGGGGATTATGAATATGCTTTGGACGGCATTCATTTTCAAAGTAGTTCATTGTTTACCAATGTAACGCCCAATGAATACAACATTGTAGTTCGCGACCAAAACGGCTGTAATCCTAATGCCATAGACCATATCTTTGTACTGGATTATCCCAAATTTTTCACTCCAAACGGAGATGGCATTAACGACACTTGGCAAATTAAAAATTTATTTTACTACCCCAATGCCATAATCTCCATTTTTGATCGTTACGGCAAATTCATTTACAGCTTTGATGCCAACCACCCGGGTTGGAATGGTAAACTAAATCAACAGGAACTTTTCGCTGATGATTATTGGTTTGTCATCACTTTAAACAATGGCAGAATCATCAAAGGCCATTTTGCCCTCAAGCGATAA
- a CDS encoding BamA/TamA family outer membrane protein: MKFKYLFFIFLLITAGLQSEAQEKNSGNDSVKVYKKIETYSKKSKVNSFVYRLLFRSQRKSTPSTNTKRKRYFIKKSFDRNEGKIIRSITIETLDPFGYSVDNYKDVPEKGFEKFGNNLHIKSKNWTIRNLLLFKKNEPLDSLVAKESERLIRKQRYVRSVIIKPVEIPNCNDSIDISVRVLDSWSLIPTGAISNTQGSFELTERNFFGLGHEFENDINRRFETGQNAYKAKYTISNIKNTFINTTFTYENSIDNFTTKSARVERQFFSPFTRLAGGLFLENRFYIDSLPDNAGVFAKQRFKLETQEYWAGHSFKIFGGKNEDYRTTNLVTTIGYKSTTYIEEPTLTYDPTKFFSSEKLYLASIGLNTRKFAEDKYLFNFGIIEDVPYGQVYAITGGVQEKNNLKRAYFGGRFAYGNYFDFGYLGTNIQWGSFYNNGCTEETTFRIEGNYFTNLLSLGGWKIRQFINPTLVIGNHRAPIIKDRLSFSDANGISGFTNPLISGIRKLSVGFQTQTYVPGNWHGFHFSPFYNMTFGLLGNETDEVFNQRLYSKFSLGVLINNDYLVFNSFQISFSFYPSIPYEGTNLFKTNTLKNDDLILPDFQIGQPVIVPFK; encoded by the coding sequence ATGAAATTCAAATACCTATTTTTTATTTTCCTTTTAATAACTGCTGGCCTCCAAAGCGAGGCACAAGAGAAAAATAGTGGTAATGATTCCGTCAAAGTCTATAAAAAAATAGAAACCTATTCGAAAAAAAGTAAAGTCAATAGTTTTGTTTACAGGCTTTTATTTCGATCACAAAGAAAATCTACACCCTCCACCAACACCAAGAGAAAGCGTTATTTTATCAAAAAATCTTTTGACCGCAACGAAGGTAAAATTATCCGAAGTATTACTATAGAAACTTTGGACCCTTTTGGATATTCTGTTGACAATTACAAAGATGTTCCCGAAAAAGGTTTTGAAAAATTTGGTAACAATCTTCACATCAAATCCAAAAACTGGACGATTCGCAACTTGCTTTTATTTAAGAAAAATGAACCTTTGGATTCCTTGGTTGCCAAAGAATCAGAGCGTTTAATTCGAAAACAACGTTACGTTAGAAGTGTCATCATCAAACCTGTAGAAATTCCGAATTGCAATGATTCTATAGATATTTCAGTACGCGTTTTAGACTCCTGGAGTTTGATTCCAACCGGAGCCATATCTAACACTCAAGGTAGTTTTGAATTAACAGAGCGTAATTTCTTTGGATTAGGACACGAATTTGAAAATGACATTAACCGTCGTTTCGAAACCGGACAAAATGCTTACAAAGCCAAATATACCATCAGTAATATTAAAAATACTTTTATTAACACCACATTTACTTATGAAAATTCAATTGATAATTTCACGACCAAAAGTGCGCGAGTGGAACGCCAATTTTTCTCTCCATTCACCCGATTAGCCGGTGGTCTTTTTTTAGAAAATCGATTTTATATTGACTCTCTTCCCGATAATGCCGGGGTATTTGCCAAACAGCGCTTCAAATTAGAAACACAGGAATATTGGGCAGGTCATTCTTTCAAGATTTTTGGCGGTAAAAACGAGGATTACCGAACTACTAATTTGGTTACTACCATTGGTTATAAGAGCACTACTTATATAGAAGAGCCTACTTTGACTTATGATCCTACTAAGTTTTTTTCGAGTGAAAAATTATATTTGGCCAGCATTGGTTTAAATACCCGAAAGTTTGCCGAAGACAAATACCTTTTCAATTTTGGTATAATTGAAGACGTTCCGTATGGTCAGGTTTATGCCATAACCGGTGGAGTACAAGAAAAGAACAATCTGAAACGGGCTTATTTTGGCGGACGATTTGCTTACGGGAATTATTTTGATTTTGGCTATCTGGGCACCAATATTCAGTGGGGTAGCTTTTATAATAATGGCTGTACCGAAGAAACTACTTTTCGAATTGAAGGGAACTATTTTACCAATTTGCTTTCATTGGGCGGATGGAAAATTCGACAATTTATAAATCCGACACTAGTTATTGGAAATCACAGAGCGCCAATTATCAAAGACCGTCTTTCTTTTTCTGATGCCAATGGTATTTCGGGTTTTACTAACCCATTGATAAGCGGTATACGTAAACTTTCAGTCGGTTTTCAAACCCAAACTTACGTTCCCGGCAATTGGCATGGTTTTCACTTCAGCCCCTTTTATAACATGACTTTTGGGTTATTAGGTAATGAAACGGATGAAGTTTTCAACCAACGCTTATATTCTAAATTCAGTTTAGGTGTTTTAATAAATAATGATTATTTGGTGTTCAACAGTTTCCAGATTTCATTTTCTTTCTATCCTTCCATTCCGTATGAAGGCACCAATCTTTTCAAAACCAATACGCTCAAAAACGACGATTTGATTTTACCTGACTTTCAAATTGGACAACCGGTTATTGTTCCTTTCAAATAG
- a CDS encoding ABC transporter ATP-binding protein, producing MESTILSIKKLNKRYGKIHAVKDVSLEIHKGNVYGILGPNGSGKSTTLGIVLNVVNKTSGEYSWFDGAMQTHEALKKVGAIIERPNFYPYMSAKENLELVCKIKGIDYSKVNEKLEIVGLMDRKDSKFKTFSLGMKQRLAIASALLNDPEILILDEPTNGLDPQGIHQIRDIIKLIASQGTTILLASHLLDEVEKVCSHVLVLRFGEVLYTGTVDGMTNQSGFFELQADNNTTLTEALKNHPETDKISETEGKIIVYFKNKVDAAQLNKYLFDKGICLNHLVQKKISLEQQFLALTNK from the coding sequence TTGGAATCAACTATTCTTTCCATCAAAAAGCTGAACAAACGGTACGGCAAAATTCATGCAGTAAAAGACGTTTCTCTCGAAATACACAAAGGCAATGTCTACGGAATCTTGGGTCCCAACGGCAGCGGAAAATCCACCACTTTAGGAATTGTATTGAATGTAGTCAACAAAACTTCTGGTGAATACAGTTGGTTTGATGGCGCTATGCAAACCCATGAAGCGCTGAAAAAAGTAGGTGCCATTATCGAAAGACCCAATTTCTACCCTTATATGTCGGCCAAAGAAAACCTGGAATTGGTTTGCAAAATCAAGGGAATTGACTACTCCAAAGTAAACGAAAAGTTAGAAATCGTTGGACTGATGGATCGCAAAGACAGCAAGTTCAAAACCTTTTCATTGGGAATGAAACAACGCTTGGCCATTGCTTCTGCCCTATTAAACGACCCTGAAATTTTAATCTTAGATGAACCTACCAATGGCTTAGACCCGCAAGGGATTCATCAAATTCGCGACATCATTAAGCTGATTGCTTCACAAGGCACCACGATTTTATTGGCTTCGCATTTATTAGACGAAGTCGAAAAAGTATGTAGCCATGTTTTAGTTTTGCGTTTTGGTGAAGTTTTATATACCGGCACTGTTGACGGAATGACCAACCAAAGCGGCTTTTTTGAATTACAGGCCGATAACAATACCACACTTACGGAAGCTTTAAAAAATCATCCGGAAACCGATAAAATTTCGGAAACCGAAGGAAAAATAATTGTGTATTTTAAAAACAAGGTAGACGCAGCACAACTAAATAAGTATTTGTTTGACAAAGGCATTTGTTTGAATCACTTAGTTCAGAAAAAAATAAGCTTGGAACAACAATTTTTAGCATTAACCAACAAATAA
- a CDS encoding nucleoid-associated protein, with translation MINLFNAHIESLSIHRVGNKSRNEAIFLSDQSYNLNDEIVPLLKEYFFKPFRDKEENYFQFAHDVDLEYNDMFNLATEIFTNPSDVHEVSKKITKHLFEQSNHPHIKNGEVYVAYITNLNIDNNVVDAIGVFKSEIKSDFMQFEEKGTTLEMILQQGINLNKLDKGCLIFNHKKEEGYKILTVDSNRYDARYWLEHFLSVDAFQDENFYTKKYLKFCQGFAKDVVLPAEDKKEEVMFMNRSVNFFAKNDEFEESKFLNEVLDNPDLIPEFKNYKVDKGEKYSIEDITNFPIANGAVTDARKSIKNVINLDTNIQIKLDFINPESAEKFVEKGWDEEKQMYYYLVYFNKEQKS, from the coding sequence ATGATAAACCTATTTAACGCTCATATTGAGAGCTTATCAATACACCGAGTGGGAAACAAAAGTCGTAACGAAGCGATATTTCTTTCCGACCAAAGTTATAATCTGAATGATGAAATTGTTCCGTTGTTAAAGGAATATTTCTTTAAGCCCTTCCGTGACAAAGAAGAAAACTATTTTCAATTTGCTCATGATGTGGATTTGGAATACAATGACATGTTCAATTTGGCAACAGAAATTTTTACGAATCCAAGCGATGTGCACGAAGTTTCTAAAAAGATTACCAAACATCTTTTTGAACAATCCAATCATCCGCATATCAAAAACGGAGAAGTGTATGTAGCCTATATCACTAATCTGAATATTGACAACAATGTGGTGGATGCTATTGGGGTTTTCAAAAGCGAAATCAAATCGGATTTCATGCAGTTTGAAGAAAAAGGCACTACATTAGAAATGATTTTACAACAAGGAATTAACCTTAATAAATTAGACAAAGGCTGTTTAATCTTTAATCACAAAAAAGAAGAAGGCTACAAGATTCTAACGGTTGACAGTAACCGTTATGATGCGCGTTATTGGTTAGAACATTTCCTTTCGGTAGATGCTTTTCAGGATGAAAATTTTTATACCAAAAAGTATTTGAAATTCTGCCAAGGTTTTGCCAAAGATGTAGTATTACCTGCCGAAGACAAGAAAGAAGAAGTCATGTTTATGAACCGTTCGGTAAACTTTTTTGCCAAAAACGATGAGTTTGAAGAAAGCAAATTTTTGAACGAAGTATTAGACAATCCGGATTTGATTCCAGAGTTTAAAAACTACAAAGTTGACAAAGGCGAAAAATACAGTATTGAAGATATTACCAATTTCCCGATTGCCAATGGAGCCGTAACCGACGCCCGAAAGTCAATTAAAAACGTGATTAATTTGGATACTAATATTCAAATCAAATTAGACTTCATTAACCCTGAAAGTGCTGAAAAATTTGTAGAAAAAGGCTGGGATGAAGAAAAACAGATGTATTACTATTTAGTGTATTTCAACAAGGAACAAAAAAGCTAG
- a CDS encoding chloride channel protein → MNTSQQLKKNYHFIKYQKLIVVSVLIGFSSTLLAIILKRITEHYETILLIKAKEHWFYLFLFPLLGLGMIYFFRQYLFQKKENKGIREIFETTAQRRNSLPIYKIPSHFINGFITVIFGGSTGIEVSTVVATATIGSIAQEKENLFNRHKTELICAGVAAGITALFFSPFAGILFAWEVISKKINAVFLLVCSIATAVACLMLSLLDEKPLFTVQLQGWHWYALPYFILLGLLVGMHSVYLTKCVLFFKKRFTKIKNTATVFL, encoded by the coding sequence ATGAATACTTCCCAGCAGCTTAAGAAAAACTATCATTTTATTAAATACCAAAAACTGATTGTTGTTTCGGTGCTCATTGGTTTCTCGAGTACTTTATTGGCCATAATCTTAAAACGAATTACAGAGCATTATGAAACCATATTGCTTATCAAAGCAAAGGAGCATTGGTTTTACCTGTTCCTTTTTCCGCTTTTGGGTTTGGGGATGATTTACTTTTTCCGGCAATATTTGTTTCAGAAAAAAGAGAATAAAGGCATCCGTGAAATATTTGAAACTACCGCACAAAGACGGAACAGTTTGCCGATATATAAAATCCCGTCACACTTTATCAATGGTTTTATCACCGTTATTTTTGGCGGTTCTACCGGAATTGAAGTTTCTACCGTTGTGGCCACAGCCACTATTGGTTCCATAGCCCAAGAAAAAGAAAATTTGTTCAACCGTCATAAAACCGAACTCATTTGTGCCGGTGTAGCGGCCGGAATAACGGCTCTATTTTTCAGTCCATTTGCCGGAATCTTATTTGCTTGGGAAGTAATTTCTAAAAAAATAAACGCTGTTTTTCTACTGGTATGTAGCATTGCAACAGCCGTTGCTTGTTTGATGTTGTCTCTTTTGGATGAAAAACCGCTGTTTACGGTACAGCTTCAAGGCTGGCATTGGTATGCTTTGCCTTATTTTATTTTATTAGGACTCCTTGTCGGAATGCATTCAGTGTATCTGACCAAGTGTGTGCTTTTCTTTAAAAAACGCTTTACCAAAATCAAAAACACAGCAACCGTATTCTTATAG
- a CDS encoding chloride channel protein, whose amino-acid sequence MLIGTLILGASLVLLPQLYGEGYHAIKENILMANHTLLTTSIAITFLGIILLKPIVTSVTLASGGDGGVFAPSIFIGGFIGLLFAICLNTFFKADVIPLNFMILGMGAMLSASINAPFTALFLTCGIINDYSLFFPILLTCLVAKYTAQYIYPFTVYTYSPKAK is encoded by the coding sequence ATTCTTATAGGTACTCTTATTTTAGGTGCTTCACTAGTACTCCTTCCGCAACTTTATGGCGAAGGTTATCATGCCATTAAGGAAAATATTTTGATGGCTAATCATACGCTTTTAACTACATCTATTGCCATTACTTTTCTTGGCATTATCCTGCTGAAACCTATTGTTACTTCGGTTACTTTAGCATCAGGTGGTGACGGCGGTGTTTTTGCTCCGAGCATCTTCATTGGAGGCTTTATCGGATTATTGTTTGCCATTTGTTTGAATACCTTTTTTAAAGCTGATGTGATTCCGCTTAACTTTATGATTTTGGGCATGGGCGCTATGCTTAGTGCCAGTATCAACGCACCGTTTACCGCTCTTTTTTTAACTTGTGGAATTATTAACGATTACTCTTTGTTTTTCCCGATACTCTTAACCTGTTTGGTGGCCAAATATACAGCGCAGTATATTTATCCTTTTACCGTTTATACCTATAGTCCTAAGGCTAAATAA